In the genome of Saccharomonospora viridis DSM 43017, one region contains:
- a CDS encoding BCCT family transporter, whose amino-acid sequence MLKKLERVLGLKTNPSIFFSAAFLILAFVVGSILFTAEVDSVFRAVSNAVKTNLGWLYILGVTSFLLFLLWIACSRYGNVRLGGKDSRPEYTNVTWFGMLFAAGIGSILMFWGVAEPINHFANPPFSGAHAQVDALAGSMGSPQDFAKRLGEMPVSPGATAPLSENAANEAIGFALYHFGLHTWSIFSLPALAFAYFAYKRGLPFRVSSIFHPLLGNRINGPLGRVIDTVAVIGTLFGVAVSVGLGTLQINSGLNELFGVEVSGVVQILIIAVVTTFATISVATGLDKGIKWLSNINIGMAVALLLFILFTGSTVFLLRGVIESTGTYLSMLVPLSFWNDALPAGDWGWQGTWTVFYWAWTITWAPFVGIFVARISKGRTIREFVLGVLGSPVAFSVVWFSIFGMSSINIEWNEPGSLIGPVVQEGDTAAALFTFLEHFPAPEFMMGFSVLIVIIFFTTSADSASLVVDMLTSGNTTNPPVRQRIFWAVLGGTVAATLIAATGQEALQALEQVITVIGLPFFIIAFAMMYCLVKALRKDIPEEELLSPRARSLLERERKRREAEPEPD is encoded by the coding sequence ATGCTGAAGAAGTTGGAACGGGTGCTCGGGTTGAAGACGAACCCGTCGATCTTCTTCAGCGCGGCGTTTTTGATCCTGGCCTTCGTCGTGGGGTCCATCCTGTTCACGGCGGAGGTGGACAGTGTCTTCCGGGCCGTGTCGAACGCGGTGAAGACGAATCTCGGCTGGCTCTACATCCTCGGCGTGACGTCCTTTTTGCTCTTCCTGCTGTGGATCGCGTGCAGCCGTTACGGCAACGTGCGACTCGGCGGCAAGGACTCGCGGCCCGAATACACCAACGTGACCTGGTTCGGCATGCTGTTCGCCGCGGGCATCGGCTCGATCCTGATGTTCTGGGGCGTGGCCGAGCCCATCAACCACTTCGCGAACCCACCCTTCAGCGGCGCGCACGCCCAGGTGGACGCCTTGGCGGGGAGCATGGGCAGTCCCCAGGACTTCGCCAAACGACTCGGCGAGATGCCCGTGAGTCCGGGCGCGACCGCGCCTTTGAGCGAGAACGCCGCCAACGAGGCGATCGGCTTCGCGCTCTACCACTTCGGCCTGCACACGTGGTCGATCTTCTCGCTGCCCGCCCTGGCCTTCGCCTACTTCGCGTACAAGCGAGGCCTCCCGTTCCGGGTGAGCTCCATCTTCCACCCGCTCCTCGGCAACCGGATCAACGGTCCGCTCGGCCGGGTCATCGACACCGTGGCCGTGATCGGCACGCTGTTCGGTGTCGCCGTCTCCGTCGGCCTCGGCACGCTGCAGATCAACAGCGGCCTGAACGAGCTGTTCGGTGTGGAGGTCAGCGGAGTGGTCCAAATCCTGATCATCGCGGTGGTGACCACCTTCGCGACGATCTCCGTGGCGACCGGCCTGGACAAGGGCATCAAATGGCTGTCCAACATCAACATCGGGATGGCCGTCGCGTTGTTGCTGTTCATCCTCTTCACCGGCTCGACGGTGTTCCTGCTGCGCGGCGTGATCGAAAGCACCGGCACCTATCTGAGCATGTTGGTGCCGCTGTCGTTCTGGAATGACGCGCTTCCTGCAGGGGACTGGGGCTGGCAGGGCACCTGGACGGTGTTCTACTGGGCGTGGACCATCACCTGGGCGCCGTTCGTCGGTATCTTCGTCGCCCGCATCTCCAAGGGCCGCACGATCCGCGAGTTCGTCCTCGGCGTGCTGGGCTCGCCGGTGGCGTTCTCCGTCGTCTGGTTCAGCATCTTCGGGATGTCGTCCATCAACATCGAATGGAACGAACCCGGCTCGCTGATCGGCCCGGTGGTGCAGGAAGGTGACACGGCCGCCGCGCTGTTCACCTTCCTGGAGCACTTCCCGGCCCCCGAGTTCATGATGGGGTTCTCGGTGCTCATTGTGATCATCTTCTTCACCACGTCCGCCGACTCGGCCTCGCTGGTGGTGGACATGCTGACCTCGGGTAACACGACCAATCCCCCGGTGCGGCAGCGCATTTTCTGGGCGGTGTTGGGCGGCACGGTCGCCGCCACGCTGATCGCCGCCACCGGGCAGGAGGCGCTGCAGGCGTTGGAACAGGTCATCACCGTGATCGGGCTGCCGTTCTTCATCATCGCGTTCGCGATGATGTATTGCCTGGTCAAGGCGCTGAGGAAGGACATCCCCGAGGAAGAGCTCCTGTCGCCCCGCGCCCGGTCACTGTTGGAACGGGAACGCAAGAGGCGCGAGGCGGAACCGGAGCCGGACTGA